From a single Arachis hypogaea cultivar Tifrunner chromosome 3, arahy.Tifrunner.gnm2.J5K5, whole genome shotgun sequence genomic region:
- the LOC112791548 gene encoding protein INCREASED PETAL GROWTH ANISOTROPY 1 isoform X2, translating to MVAGKVRVAMGFQKSSSPSPSPTNQTPPPQKKQPPHPPSSTTTSSGKSSSHKSSFSRSFGAYFPRSSAQVQPRPPDVAELLRLVESLRESESRLKTELLEHKLLKESLAIVPVLENELVARDTEVERSKKRVQELEEENEKLKSELRELKLRMEEEKKKSDKRTKALEDEIAKLKKTTSFDSGSASCSSHRATLESDEHSSSSQRFLEVSVRPNLLKSLKRTTSSDHGFGIQKHFDGSDLKREVAEITERPPHSRCNSEELADSTDSVLATAVRSREPRVPKPPPKPSSSSPASPSGSSLEDNGNGEIEKSISQPPPPPPPPPPLKMAPPPPPPPPKMAATCKATAPPPPPPPPKVGRAAPAKVRRVPEVVEFYHSLMRRDSQARREPGSGGGGGSAEVPATANARDMIGEIENRSTHLLAIKTDVETQGDFIKYLIKEVERATFTNIEDVVPFVKWLDDELSYLVDERAVLKHFEWPEQKADALREAAFGFCDLKKLESEASSFHDDPRQPCAPALKKMQALFEKLEHGVYNISRMRESATKRYKHFQIPVDWMLDSGYASQIKLASVKLAMKYMKRVSAELETVGGGPEEEELIVQGVRFAFRVHQFAGGFDVETMRAFQELRDKARSCHVQCHSQQQKFYCRSTTC from the exons ATGGTCGCCGGTAAGGTAAGGGTTGCAATGGGGTTCCAGAAGTCATCGTCGCCGTCACCGTCGCCCACCAATCAGACTCCTCCGCCGCAGAAGAAGCAACCTCCTCATCCTCCCTCGTCCACGACCACCTCCTCCGGCAAATCCTCCTCCCACAAGTCCTCATTCTCTCGCTCTTTTGGCGCCTACTTCCCACGCTCCTCCGCACAGGTCCAACCCCGCCCGCCGGATGTGGCGGAGCTTCTCCGCCTAGTGGAGTCGCTCCGGGAGAGCGAGTCTCGACTGAAGACGGAGCTTCTCGAACACAAGCTCCTGAAGGAGTCCCTTGCCATTGTCCCGGTTCTCGAGAACGAGCTCGTGGCGAGGGACACCGAGGTTGAACGGAGCAAGAAGAGAGTGCAGGAGCTAGAAGAAGAAAACGAGAAGCTCAAGAGCGAGTTGCGGGAACTGAAGctaagaatggaagaagaaaagaagaagagcgaTAAGAGAACGAAGGCGCTGGAGGATGAGATTGCGAAGCTGaagaaaacgacgtcgtttgatAGTGGTAGCGCTAGCTGCAGTAGCCACAGAGCGACATTGGAGAGTGACGAACACTCTTCCTCTTCGCAGAGGTTCCTTGAGGTTTCTGTAAGGCCGAACCTCTTGAAGAGCTTGAAGCGAACCACGTCGTCGGATCATGGATTCGGTATTCAGAAGCATTTTGACGGTTCAGATTTGAAAAGAGAAGTAGCAGAAATTACTGAAAGGCCACCTCACTCGCGTTGTAACTCGGAGGAACTCGCCGATTCTACTGACTCGGTTCTCGCTACGGCTGTCAGATCTCGCGAGCCTCGAGTTCCCAAACCGCCGCCCAAACCATCTTCTTCGTCGCCGGCTTCCCCGTCGGGTTCTTCCCTTGAAGATAACGGCAATGGTGAAATTGAGAAGTCGATTTCGCAACCACCACCGCCGCCTCCTCCACCACCGCCGCTAAAGATGGCACCTCCACCACCTCCCCCACCGCCAAAGATGGCGGCTACATGCAAGGCTACTGCTCCGCCGCCGCCTCCTCCTCCACCTAAAGTCGGACGTGCAGCCCCGGCGAAGGTGAGGAGAGTGCCGGAGGTGGTGGAGTTCTACCACTCTCTGATGCGAAGGGACTCGCAAGCACGGCGAGAGCCAGGCTCTGGTGGTGGCGGTGGTTCAGCGGAGGTTCCGGCGACGGCTAATGCCCGTGACATGATTGGAGAGATCGAGAACCGTTCGACTCATTTGCTGGCG ATAAAAACAGATGTAGAAACGCAAGGAGATTTTATTAAATACTTGATCAAAGAGGTAGAGAGAGCAACATTCACAAACATTGAAGACGTGGTACCTTTCGTGAAATGGCTTGATGATGAGCTATCCTACTTG GTTGATGAAAGAGCAGTGCTGAAACACTTCGAATGGCCAGAGCAGAAGGCGGATGCTCTGAGGGAGGCCGCGTTTGGCTTCTGTGATCTGAAGAAGCTGGAATCGGAGGCCTCGTCTTTCCATGACGATCCGCGCCAGCCTTGTGCTCCTGCCCTCAAGAAGATGCAGGCCCTATTCGAAAA ATTAGAACACGGGGTTTACAACATCTCAAGAATGAGAGAGTCCGCAACAAAGAGATACAAACACTTCCAAATACCTGTTGATTGGATGCTTGATAGTGGCTATGCCAGCCAG ATCAAGCTGGCATCAGTAAAATTGGCGATGAAATACATGAAGAGAGTCTCTGCTGAGCTAGAGACAGTTGGTGGTGGTCCTGAAGAAGAAGAGCTCATAGTTCAAGGAGTTAGATTTGCGTTTCGAGTACATCAG TTCGCTGGGGGCTTTGATGTGGAGACAATGAGGGCATTTCAGGAATTGAGGGACAAAGCGAGGTCATGCCATGTTCAATGCCATAGCCAGCAACAAAAATTCTATTGCCGGTCTACAACATGTTAA
- the LOC112791548 gene encoding protein INCREASED PETAL GROWTH ANISOTROPY 1 isoform X1, whose protein sequence is MVAGKVRVAMGFQKSSSPSPSPTNQTPPPQKKQPPHPPSSTTTSSGKSSSHKSSFSRSFGAYFPRSSAQVQPRPPDVAELLRLVESLRESESRLKTELLEHKLLKESLAIVPVLENELVARDTEVERSKKRVQELEEENEKLKSELRELKLRMEEEKKKSDKRTKALEDEIAKLKKTTSFDSGSASCSSHRATLESDEHSSSSQRFLEVSVRPNLLKSLKRTTSSDHGFGIQKHFDGSDLKREVAEITERPPHSRCNSEELADSTDSVLATAVRSREPRVPKPPPKPSSSSPASPSGSSLEDNGNGEIEKSISQPPPPPPPPPPLKMAPPPPPPPPKMAATCKATAPPPPPPPPKVGRAAPAKVRRVPEVVEFYHSLMRRDSQARREPGSGGGGGSAEVPATANARDMIGEIENRSTHLLAIKTDVETQGDFIKYLIKEVERATFTNIEDVVPFVKWLDDELSYLVDERAVLKHFEWPEQKADALREAAFGFCDLKKLESEASSFHDDPRQPCAPALKKMQALFEKLEHGVYNISRMRESATKRYKHFQIPVDWMLDSGYASQLLWQIKLASVKLAMKYMKRVSAELETVGGGPEEEELIVQGVRFAFRVHQFAGGFDVETMRAFQELRDKARSCHVQCHSQQQKFYCRSTTC, encoded by the exons ATGGTCGCCGGTAAGGTAAGGGTTGCAATGGGGTTCCAGAAGTCATCGTCGCCGTCACCGTCGCCCACCAATCAGACTCCTCCGCCGCAGAAGAAGCAACCTCCTCATCCTCCCTCGTCCACGACCACCTCCTCCGGCAAATCCTCCTCCCACAAGTCCTCATTCTCTCGCTCTTTTGGCGCCTACTTCCCACGCTCCTCCGCACAGGTCCAACCCCGCCCGCCGGATGTGGCGGAGCTTCTCCGCCTAGTGGAGTCGCTCCGGGAGAGCGAGTCTCGACTGAAGACGGAGCTTCTCGAACACAAGCTCCTGAAGGAGTCCCTTGCCATTGTCCCGGTTCTCGAGAACGAGCTCGTGGCGAGGGACACCGAGGTTGAACGGAGCAAGAAGAGAGTGCAGGAGCTAGAAGAAGAAAACGAGAAGCTCAAGAGCGAGTTGCGGGAACTGAAGctaagaatggaagaagaaaagaagaagagcgaTAAGAGAACGAAGGCGCTGGAGGATGAGATTGCGAAGCTGaagaaaacgacgtcgtttgatAGTGGTAGCGCTAGCTGCAGTAGCCACAGAGCGACATTGGAGAGTGACGAACACTCTTCCTCTTCGCAGAGGTTCCTTGAGGTTTCTGTAAGGCCGAACCTCTTGAAGAGCTTGAAGCGAACCACGTCGTCGGATCATGGATTCGGTATTCAGAAGCATTTTGACGGTTCAGATTTGAAAAGAGAAGTAGCAGAAATTACTGAAAGGCCACCTCACTCGCGTTGTAACTCGGAGGAACTCGCCGATTCTACTGACTCGGTTCTCGCTACGGCTGTCAGATCTCGCGAGCCTCGAGTTCCCAAACCGCCGCCCAAACCATCTTCTTCGTCGCCGGCTTCCCCGTCGGGTTCTTCCCTTGAAGATAACGGCAATGGTGAAATTGAGAAGTCGATTTCGCAACCACCACCGCCGCCTCCTCCACCACCGCCGCTAAAGATGGCACCTCCACCACCTCCCCCACCGCCAAAGATGGCGGCTACATGCAAGGCTACTGCTCCGCCGCCGCCTCCTCCTCCACCTAAAGTCGGACGTGCAGCCCCGGCGAAGGTGAGGAGAGTGCCGGAGGTGGTGGAGTTCTACCACTCTCTGATGCGAAGGGACTCGCAAGCACGGCGAGAGCCAGGCTCTGGTGGTGGCGGTGGTTCAGCGGAGGTTCCGGCGACGGCTAATGCCCGTGACATGATTGGAGAGATCGAGAACCGTTCGACTCATTTGCTGGCG ATAAAAACAGATGTAGAAACGCAAGGAGATTTTATTAAATACTTGATCAAAGAGGTAGAGAGAGCAACATTCACAAACATTGAAGACGTGGTACCTTTCGTGAAATGGCTTGATGATGAGCTATCCTACTTG GTTGATGAAAGAGCAGTGCTGAAACACTTCGAATGGCCAGAGCAGAAGGCGGATGCTCTGAGGGAGGCCGCGTTTGGCTTCTGTGATCTGAAGAAGCTGGAATCGGAGGCCTCGTCTTTCCATGACGATCCGCGCCAGCCTTGTGCTCCTGCCCTCAAGAAGATGCAGGCCCTATTCGAAAA ATTAGAACACGGGGTTTACAACATCTCAAGAATGAGAGAGTCCGCAACAAAGAGATACAAACACTTCCAAATACCTGTTGATTGGATGCTTGATAGTGGCTATGCCAGCCAG TTATTGTGGCAGATCAAGCTGGCATCAGTAAAATTGGCGATGAAATACATGAAGAGAGTCTCTGCTGAGCTAGAGACAGTTGGTGGTGGTCCTGAAGAAGAAGAGCTCATAGTTCAAGGAGTTAGATTTGCGTTTCGAGTACATCAG TTCGCTGGGGGCTTTGATGTGGAGACAATGAGGGCATTTCAGGAATTGAGGGACAAAGCGAGGTCATGCCATGTTCAATGCCATAGCCAGCAACAAAAATTCTATTGCCGGTCTACAACATGTTAA
- the LOC112791549 gene encoding uncharacterized protein — protein MSECCCSIVIPNLQIPSFTKNPFPIADFGRRNHFSRCFPASLPFPNPSSKLPPFRVSRTIQATSAHMEVERTQGSESNSASMKLLFVEMGVGYDQHGQNITAAAMRACRDAISSNSIPAFRRGSIPGVNFDQMKLQIKLGVPNSLQSSLDIEKVKSVFPYGKILNVEVVDGGLICSSGVHVEEMGDKNDDCYIVNAAVYVGY, from the exons atgagTGAGTGCTGTTGTTCAATTGTAATTCCAAATCTTCAGATTCCATCATTTACCAAAAACCCTTTTCCCATAGCTGATTTCGGCCGCCGAAACCATTTTTCACGGTGTTTCCCCGCATCTCTTCCTTTCCCAAATCCGTCGTCAAAGCTGCCACCTTTTCGAGTTTCTAGAACTATCCAGGCCACGTCAGCTCACATGGAAGTTGAACGAACTCAAGGGTCTGAGTCAAACAGCGCCTCAATGAAGCTCTTGTTTGTGGAGATGGGTGTCGGATACGATCAACACGG GCAGAATATAACGGCTGCAGCAATGAGGGCATGCAGGGATGccatttcttctaattcaatcccAGCTTTCCGCAGAG GTTCCATCCCTGGTGTCAATTTCGATCAGATGAAATTGCAGATCAAGCTAGGTGTTCCTAATTCTCTTCAGAGCTCTTTGGATATCGAGAAAGTCAAGTCTGTGTTTCCCTA TGGAAAAATTTTGAATGTTGAAGTGGTGGATGGTGGATTGATATGCTCAAGTGGGGTGCATGTGGAAGAGATGGGTGACAAGAATGATGATTGTTACATTGTCAATGCTGCTGTATATGTAGGCTATTAA
- the LOC112791551 gene encoding uncharacterized protein produces MEGGQKGMNPLFVEMGVGYDLDGQDITAAAMRACKDAIATNSIPAFQKGSIPGVTSDNMKVHVKLGVPHPLQQGLDKDRIKTVFPYGQVTGFEVVDGGMVCSTEETVDRNDDCYIVNAAVYVGY; encoded by the exons ATGGAAGGTGGCCAAAAGGGAATGAACCCGTTGTTTGTGGAGATGGGGGTTGGCTATGATCTTGATGG GCAGGACATAACAGCTGCTGCTATGAGGGCATGCAAAGATGCAATAGCTACTAATTCAATTCCAGCTTTCCAAAAGG GTAGCATCCCTGGTGTTACATCTGATAACATGAAAGTACATGTGAAACTTGGGGTGCCTCATCCTCTCCAACAAGGCTTGGATAAGGACAGAATTAAGACTGTGTTTCCATA TGGACAAGTTACGGGGTTTGAAGTAGTGGATGGTGGAATGGTGTGCTCAACTGAGGAAACGGTTGACAGGAACGATGACTGTTACATTGTCAATGCTGCTGTCTATGTTGGTTATTAA